A portion of the Micromonospora vinacea genome contains these proteins:
- a CDS encoding ABC transporter permease produces the protein MTTSTPTRAGATVPDRRLPALGGFAPGALLIELRRVLRNRRTLAFTLIMPGVFFLIFGLPQGGQSLDNGRPVTAYVMISLAVYAAMVATTSVGGAVATERALGWSRQLRLTPLRPAAYVATKLITAMSLGLLAVVIEFLVGAVAGVRVPAYVWLLSGLAAWVGSLVFAAFGLFIGYLAPAENVMQIIGPVLAVLAMFGGLFVPVEVLPDVLQQVAKFAPVYGMGVLARAPLTGDGVSMAAVANLVVWALLFGVGAARLFRRDTARV, from the coding sequence ATGACCACCTCCACCCCCACCCGCGCCGGTGCCACAGTGCCGGACCGTCGGCTGCCCGCGCTGGGCGGGTTCGCCCCGGGCGCCCTGCTCATCGAGCTGCGCCGGGTGCTGCGCAACCGTCGCACCCTCGCCTTCACGCTGATCATGCCGGGCGTCTTCTTCCTCATCTTCGGCCTGCCGCAGGGCGGGCAGTCACTGGACAACGGTCGGCCGGTGACGGCGTACGTCATGATCAGCCTGGCCGTCTACGCGGCAATGGTGGCGACCACAAGTGTCGGTGGCGCGGTGGCCACCGAGCGGGCGCTGGGTTGGAGCCGGCAACTGCGGCTCACCCCGCTACGCCCGGCGGCGTACGTGGCGACCAAGCTGATCACCGCGATGAGCCTCGGTCTGCTCGCGGTCGTCATCGAGTTCCTGGTGGGTGCCGTGGCCGGCGTCCGCGTCCCGGCGTACGTCTGGCTGCTGTCCGGGCTCGCCGCCTGGGTGGGTTCGCTGGTCTTCGCCGCGTTCGGTCTCTTCATCGGCTACCTGGCGCCGGCCGAGAACGTCATGCAGATCATCGGCCCGGTCCTGGCGGTGCTGGCCATGTTCGGCGGGCTGTTCGTCCCGGTCGAGGTGCTGCCGGACGTGCTCCAGCAGGTCGCGAAGTTCGCCCCGGTGTACGGCATGGGCGTGCTGGCCCGCGCCCCACTGACCGGCGACGGGGTGAGCATGGCGGCGGTGGCGAACCTCGTCGTCTGGGCGCTGCTCTTCGGCGTCGGCGCGGCCCGGTTGTTCCGCCGGGACACCGCGCGGGTCTGA